The following coding sequences lie in one Bifidobacterium sp. ESL0690 genomic window:
- a CDS encoding DUF3159 domain-containing protein, which translates to MTETKKRQGFAALAAAGNGEDFSVIDAIGGIRGVVESMLPGFVFVVMFVITSDLKMTIIVSAVLAVLLVVVRLFQRQTVLGALAGLISIAICLIWAWNTHEARNYYMYGFLTNSIYIVVLVITLAIRVPGVGFLVEFIRSLPTEHFRAWLADWRGDRKLMRAYDIVTAMWVGVFALRLVVQVPLYLTNHVTWLGTTRLLMGLPFWALAIWVSYLLIADPMRHHPKFKSEDSDGEDDDDDAVVVDASAEANDGKADIDASVHTKNEGIAGDAEATTVTDTMN; encoded by the coding sequence ATGACAGAAACGAAGAAGCGTCAGGGATTCGCAGCGCTGGCTGCAGCGGGCAACGGCGAGGATTTTTCCGTCATTGACGCCATCGGCGGCATTCGTGGTGTCGTCGAGTCGATGCTGCCCGGTTTCGTCTTCGTAGTCATGTTCGTCATTACTTCCGACCTGAAAATGACGATTATCGTTTCGGCAGTGTTGGCCGTGCTGCTGGTCGTGGTGCGTCTTTTCCAACGCCAGACAGTGCTTGGCGCGCTGGCCGGGCTGATTTCCATCGCCATCTGCCTGATCTGGGCTTGGAATACGCATGAGGCCCGCAACTACTATATGTACGGGTTCCTTACCAACAGCATTTATATTGTCGTCCTTGTCATCACCTTGGCCATTCGTGTCCCCGGAGTCGGCTTTCTGGTTGAGTTCATCCGTTCGCTGCCCACCGAGCATTTCCGCGCTTGGCTGGCCGATTGGCGGGGCGACCGGAAGCTTATGCGTGCTTACGATATCGTCACTGCCATGTGGGTCGGTGTTTTCGCCCTGCGGCTGGTGGTGCAGGTCCCGCTCTACCTCACCAACCACGTCACTTGGCTCGGGACGACGCGTCTTTTGATGGGCCTGCCGTTCTGGGCGTTGGCGATTTGGGTTTCGTATCTGCTGATTGCCGACCCGATGAGGCACCATCCCAAATTCAAGTCAGAAGACAGCGATGGCGAAGACGACGATGATGATGCAGTCGTGGTAGACGCAAGCGCAGAAGCAAACGACGGGAAAGCCGATATTGATGCCAGTGTTCATACAAAAAATGAAGGCATTGCCGGCGACGCGGAGGCAACAACTGTTACGGATACGATGAACTGA
- a CDS encoding DUF3710 domain-containing protein: MGLFGFGKKKHNKDDDEAEEKAKDTEAKDEDSAAEAEDNGTDADEDAAKDSESAESEDTETDSDEDEDADEDAADEHKVPDEPREEYPDRGELYGPWDIEEEEAPNYDEYLDMGAYYLPFMPGIELRVKANRASGQVLGCTISYKTSSLEIEALAAPKTLSLWDGVREDLLAANPKASKEPGIFGTEIKLPVVVKGGKKLITRIVGVDGPRWMLRGIFSGRAATHPESPETKALNQFFSDIVVDRGEEPLAPRDVIPMHAPVSPEERRKADEAAAEAEKDDKGHKIPKRIKGPFVADQQTEVQTTISRGPMFSELR, from the coding sequence ATGGGATTGTTCGGATTCGGCAAAAAGAAACACAACAAAGACGATGACGAGGCCGAGGAAAAGGCGAAAGATACCGAGGCGAAGGACGAGGATTCAGCTGCAGAGGCCGAAGATAACGGCACCGATGCTGACGAAGACGCCGCCAAAGATAGTGAAAGTGCAGAATCCGAGGATACGGAAACGGATTCCGACGAGGATGAAGACGCTGACGAGGACGCGGCGGACGAGCACAAGGTTCCCGACGAGCCGCGCGAGGAATACCCGGACCGCGGCGAACTGTACGGTCCGTGGGACATCGAAGAGGAGGAAGCGCCGAATTACGACGAATACCTCGATATGGGTGCCTATTACCTGCCTTTCATGCCCGGCATCGAACTGCGTGTGAAGGCCAATCGTGCCAGCGGCCAGGTGCTCGGCTGCACCATTTCCTACAAGACTTCCAGCCTGGAGATCGAAGCGCTTGCGGCCCCGAAGACCTTGAGCCTTTGGGACGGGGTGAGGGAGGACCTGCTCGCCGCCAATCCCAAAGCCAGCAAGGAACCTGGCATTTTCGGCACTGAAATCAAGCTGCCGGTCGTCGTCAAGGGTGGTAAAAAGCTCATCACCCGCATCGTCGGCGTCGACGGTCCGCGTTGGATGCTTCGCGGCATCTTCTCCGGACGTGCCGCTACCCACCCGGAAAGTCCCGAGACCAAAGCGCTGAACCAGTTCTTCTCCGATATCGTGGTCGACCGCGGCGAAGAACCGCTCGCGCCGCGTGACGTCATCCCGATGCATGCCCCAGTTTCTCCCGAGGAGCGTCGCAAGGCCGACGAAGCCGCCGCTGAAGCCGAAAAAGACGATAAGGGCCACAAGATTCCCAAGCGCATCAAGGGCCCGTTCGTCGCCGATCAGCAGACTGAGGTACAGACCACGATTTCACGTGGCCCGATGTTCTCGGAACTGCGCTGA
- a CDS encoding exodeoxyribonuclease III has protein sequence MSITVTTSNLNGIRAAKRKGVLDWADANTPDIWCMQEVRAPQEEIDPIFDAMAKGYEKAGKVDAADGLGRMDEVCRIKGRAGVGLLSDLKIEEQRYGLMDLSDDVDSGRWIEADITTPKGMKLTVASVYVHAGNTDDPNKMTQKYRFLDRMLERMEQLRDEAEKGGRQALLCGDMNIAHTPLDIKNAKANEKHSGFLPAERAYVDKWLDPAQCGFVDVMRNLAGDVQGPYTWWSQRGRAFDNNVGWRIDYQLATPGLAQKAVSFDIDRAPSYDTRWSDHAPLSVVYKI, from the coding sequence ATGAGCATAACAGTGACTACTTCGAATCTCAACGGCATCCGTGCGGCCAAACGCAAAGGCGTTCTCGACTGGGCCGACGCCAATACCCCCGACATCTGGTGCATGCAGGAGGTGCGCGCCCCGCAGGAGGAGATCGACCCAATTTTCGATGCCATGGCTAAAGGATATGAGAAAGCCGGCAAAGTGGATGCCGCCGACGGGCTGGGACGGATGGACGAGGTCTGCCGTATCAAAGGGCGTGCCGGTGTCGGGCTGCTTTCGGACCTGAAAATCGAAGAACAGCGCTACGGGCTGATGGACTTGAGCGACGACGTGGATTCCGGCCGGTGGATCGAGGCCGACATCACCACGCCTAAGGGTATGAAACTTACCGTGGCCAGCGTCTACGTACATGCCGGCAACACCGATGACCCCAACAAGATGACCCAGAAATACCGTTTCCTCGACCGCATGCTCGAGCGTATGGAGCAGCTGCGCGACGAGGCCGAAAAAGGCGGGCGTCAGGCGCTGCTGTGCGGCGATATGAACATCGCTCACACCCCATTGGATATCAAAAACGCCAAGGCTAACGAGAAACATTCCGGATTCCTGCCCGCCGAACGTGCCTACGTCGACAAGTGGCTCGACCCTGCGCAATGCGGTTTCGTTGACGTGATGCGAAATCTCGCAGGCGACGTGCAGGGCCCCTACACGTGGTGGAGCCAGCGCGGACGTGCCTTCGACAATAACGTCGGCTGGAGGATCGACTACCAGCTGGCCACGCCGGGTCTGGCGCAAAAGGCCGTGTCATTCGACATCGACCGCGCCCCCTCCTACGACACCCGCTGGTCGGATCACGCGCCGCTGAGTGTGGTGTATAAGATATAG
- a CDS encoding ABC transporter ATP-binding protein: MSEMNSENEKNDKLFEMQKEQGPILEVKDLKVDFTTGDKRAVHAVRDASFNVYPGQWVAIVGESGSGKSTSAMAVLGLLPGTGHVVGGSIKLEGEEISHYTRKQYEQILGDKMGLVPQDPMSNLNPVWRIGTQVEEALKANHMDISHEKRSKLAKALAGGEVAVKSEDDETFIGSKELPDLLKAAQAALAEAGVSDDKAKKKMDYFTAEWVPGSETRWRVADDLIKAGVSDDKAWGIAKQYVLGSTMTDRIAGLLQEAGLPDAATRARQYPHEFSGGMLQRALIAIGLACRPDLLIADEPTSALDVTVQKRILDHLHTLTDELGTAVLFITHDLGLAAERAQHIVVMYKGQVVESGPSLEVLQHPQHPYTKRLVAAAPSLASQRIISAKEHGENADSLMEHHVKGEETLEKSEHIITVSHLTKEFKLPRKKEMFKAVDDVSFSVKRGTTLAIVGESGSGKSTVANMVLKLLKPTSGTVTYEGKDISEFEGKSLLDFRRHVQPVFQNPYGSLDPMYSIYRSIEEPLRIHKIGDKKSREKRVRELLDLVKMPQSVMQRYPNELSGGQRQRIAVARAMALNPDVIVCDEAVSALDVLVQDQVLRLLNDLQAERGLSYLFITHDLAVVRQIADEVVVMQKGKLVEHATTDEVFDHPQKQYTKDLLDAIPGGHLKLGLD; the protein is encoded by the coding sequence ATGAGCGAAATGAATAGCGAAAACGAAAAGAACGACAAACTCTTCGAAATGCAGAAGGAGCAGGGGCCGATTCTCGAGGTCAAGGATCTCAAGGTCGACTTCACCACCGGCGACAAGCGCGCGGTACACGCGGTGCGTGACGCCTCCTTCAACGTCTACCCGGGCCAGTGGGTGGCAATCGTAGGCGAATCCGGTTCGGGCAAGTCCACGTCGGCCATGGCCGTTCTGGGTCTTCTGCCCGGCACCGGCCATGTTGTTGGCGGCTCCATCAAGCTGGAAGGCGAGGAGATCTCGCACTATACGCGCAAGCAGTATGAGCAGATCCTCGGCGACAAGATGGGCCTGGTCCCGCAGGATCCGATGAGCAACCTGAACCCTGTCTGGCGTATCGGCACCCAGGTGGAAGAGGCTTTGAAAGCCAACCACATGGACATCTCGCACGAGAAGCGCTCGAAGCTGGCCAAGGCGTTGGCCGGCGGCGAAGTCGCGGTGAAAAGCGAGGACGACGAGACCTTCATCGGCTCCAAAGAACTTCCCGACCTGCTCAAGGCCGCGCAAGCGGCACTTGCCGAGGCAGGTGTGAGTGACGACAAAGCCAAGAAGAAGATGGACTATTTCACGGCCGAATGGGTTCCCGGTTCGGAAACCCGTTGGCGCGTGGCCGATGACCTGATCAAGGCCGGCGTGAGCGACGACAAGGCGTGGGGAATCGCCAAGCAGTACGTGCTCGGCAGCACCATGACCGACCGTATCGCAGGCCTTCTTCAAGAGGCCGGTCTGCCCGATGCGGCGACCCGTGCCCGCCAGTATCCACACGAATTCTCAGGCGGCATGCTGCAGCGCGCGCTCATCGCCATCGGCCTGGCCTGCCGGCCCGATCTGCTGATCGCCGACGAACCCACCAGCGCCCTCGACGTCACCGTGCAGAAGAGGATTCTCGACCACCTGCACACCCTGACCGACGAGCTCGGCACGGCAGTGCTCTTCATCACCCACGACTTGGGTCTGGCCGCCGAACGCGCCCAGCACATCGTCGTGATGTACAAGGGTCAGGTCGTCGAATCCGGTCCTTCGCTCGAGGTGCTTCAGCACCCGCAGCATCCTTACACCAAGCGCTTGGTGGCGGCGGCGCCGTCGCTGGCCTCGCAGCGCATCATCTCCGCCAAGGAACACGGCGAAAACGCCGATTCCCTGATGGAACATCATGTCAAGGGCGAGGAAACGCTTGAAAAAAGTGAGCACATCATCACGGTGAGCCACTTGACCAAGGAATTCAAACTTCCGCGCAAGAAGGAAATGTTCAAGGCCGTCGACGACGTGTCGTTCTCGGTCAAGCGCGGTACCACGCTCGCGATCGTGGGCGAATCCGGCTCCGGCAAATCCACCGTGGCCAACATGGTGCTGAAGCTTCTGAAGCCGACCAGCGGAACCGTGACCTACGAAGGCAAGGACATCAGCGAGTTCGAAGGCAAGTCGCTTCTGGACTTCCGCAGGCACGTGCAGCCGGTCTTCCAGAACCCGTACGGCTCGCTTGACCCGATGTATTCGATCTACCGCTCCATCGAGGAGCCGCTGCGCATCCACAAGATCGGCGACAAGAAGAGCCGTGAGAAACGCGTGCGCGAACTGCTCGACCTTGTGAAGATGCCGCAGTCGGTGATGCAACGTTACCCGAACGAACTTTCCGGCGGCCAGCGTCAGCGTATCGCCGTGGCACGTGCCATGGCGTTGAACCCCGATGTCATCGTCTGTGATGAAGCCGTCTCCGCTTTGGACGTGCTGGTGCAGGATCAGGTGCTGCGACTTTTGAACGATCTGCAGGCAGAGCGTGGCCTGAGCTACCTCTTCATCACCCATGATTTGGCGGTGGTTCGTCAGATCGCCGACGAGGTCGTGGTGATGCAGAAGGGCAAGCTCGTCGAGCATGCCACCACCGACGAGGTCTTCGACCATCCGCAGAAGCAGTACACCAAGGATCTGCTTGACGCGATTCCTGGCGGCCATCTGAAGCTCGGCTTGGACTGA
- a CDS encoding ABC transporter permease, producing MSDKNSETTMANSRVLPGQERYVAPADAVKLQDVDSVDESAPATSMWADAWRTLRKNPLFIVAAILILCVIFVALFPGVFTRQNPNFCQLEHSLDKSSPGHPFGYDTQGCDVFTRTVYGTRTSLSVGILTTLLVMVVGSLIGALAGFFGGWIDAVLSRFTDIFMAIPLLLGAIVVLQMFRTSGSVWKIVLVLTLFGWTQTARISRGAVMETKNLEFNTASTALGSTPWRNLMRHILPNSMASIIVVTTTSLGTYIVSEATLSFLGIGLPSTTVSWGGDISNAQTILRTDPSVLFYPSAALAITVLAFIMMGDAVKDALDPKSRTA from the coding sequence ATGAGCGACAAGAATTCAGAAACTACTATGGCCAATTCCCGTGTGCTTCCCGGGCAGGAACGTTATGTGGCGCCTGCCGATGCAGTGAAGCTGCAGGATGTCGATTCGGTCGACGAATCGGCACCCGCCACCAGCATGTGGGCCGATGCGTGGAGGACGTTGCGCAAGAACCCGCTGTTCATCGTGGCGGCGATATTGATTCTCTGCGTCATCTTCGTGGCGCTGTTCCCGGGCGTCTTCACTCGCCAGAACCCCAATTTCTGCCAGCTGGAACATTCCCTCGACAAAAGCAGTCCCGGCCATCCCTTCGGCTATGACACCCAGGGTTGCGACGTCTTCACCCGCACCGTCTACGGCACCCGCACCTCGCTGAGCGTCGGCATCCTGACCACGCTCCTGGTCATGGTCGTCGGCTCCCTGATCGGCGCCCTCGCCGGCTTCTTCGGCGGCTGGATCGACGCGGTGCTGAGCCGTTTCACCGACATCTTCATGGCCATCCCGCTGCTGCTCGGCGCCATCGTCGTGCTGCAGATGTTCCGCACCTCCGGGTCGGTATGGAAGATCGTGCTTGTCCTGACGCTGTTCGGCTGGACGCAGACCGCGCGAATATCGCGAGGAGCGGTGATGGAAACCAAGAACCTTGAGTTCAACACGGCTTCCACCGCGCTGGGCTCCACGCCGTGGCGCAACCTGATGCGGCATATCCTGCCCAACTCGATGGCCTCGATCATCGTGGTGACCACCACCTCGCTGGGCACCTACATCGTTTCCGAAGCGACGCTGAGCTTCCTTGGTATCGGCCTGCCGAGCACCACCGTGAGCTGGGGCGGCGATATCTCCAATGCGCAAACCATCCTGCGCACCGACCCCTCGGTTCTCTTCTATCCGTCGGCCGCGCTGGCCATTACGGTGCTCGCCTTCATCATGATGGGCGATGCCGTCAAGGACGCGCTTGACCCCAAGAGCCGTACGGCGTGA
- a CDS encoding ABC transporter permease, with protein sequence MGKYLLRRILQMIPVVLGTTLLVYALVFALPGDPVKAMFGDKPVNAAVAAQIRAEYNLDKPFIIQYLLFLKNALTLNFGNTFAGQPVISEIGRAFPVTIKLALMAFVFEAVFGVVFGIISGLKKGKWYDSVILIVSLLLISVPTFVTGFLAQYFLGVKWRLLPVTAGNDPGFLDLLMPAVVLGSVSMAYIIRLTRSEVSSNIAEDYVRTARAKGMSNRSVIVRHVLRNSLIPVVTYLGQDLGALMSGAMISETIFNVHGIGFLTYQSILKGESNMVVSIVTLLTLIFVVCNLIVDMLYAALDPRIRYA encoded by the coding sequence ATGGGCAAGTATCTTCTGCGCCGTATCCTGCAGATGATCCCCGTGGTTCTCGGCACAACATTGTTGGTCTACGCCCTTGTTTTCGCGCTTCCCGGCGACCCGGTGAAGGCGATGTTCGGCGACAAGCCAGTCAATGCTGCGGTCGCAGCCCAGATTCGCGCGGAATATAACCTTGACAAGCCATTCATCATCCAGTATCTGCTGTTCCTGAAGAACGCGCTGACACTCAATTTCGGCAACACGTTCGCCGGTCAGCCGGTTATCAGCGAGATCGGCCGGGCCTTCCCGGTCACGATCAAGCTGGCGCTGATGGCGTTCGTCTTCGAAGCCGTTTTCGGCGTGGTCTTCGGTATCATTTCGGGCCTGAAAAAGGGGAAGTGGTACGATTCCGTCATTCTTATCGTCTCCCTGCTTCTGATTTCCGTGCCGACCTTCGTCACCGGTTTCCTGGCTCAGTATTTCCTCGGTGTCAAATGGCGTCTGCTGCCGGTCACCGCGGGCAATGATCCCGGTTTCCTCGATTTGCTGATGCCGGCCGTAGTGCTCGGTTCCGTTTCGATGGCCTATATCATCAGGCTCACGCGTTCCGAAGTCTCCTCGAACATCGCCGAGGATTACGTACGCACCGCACGCGCCAAGGGCATGAGCAACCGCTCCGTCATCGTGCGCCACGTGCTGCGCAACTCGTTGATTCCCGTGGTCACCTACCTTGGGCAGGACTTGGGTGCGCTCATGAGCGGCGCGATGATTTCCGAAACGATCTTCAACGTGCACGGCATCGGGTTCCTGACTTACCAGAGCATCCTCAAGGGCGAAAGCAACATGGTCGTTTCCATCGTTACTCTGCTGACCTTGATATTCGTGGTATGCAACTTGATCGTCGATATGCTTTACGCGGCGCTTGATCCGCGTATCAGGTACGCGTGA
- a CDS encoding ABC transporter substrate-binding protein: MKRRLLAVSAVLCSMGMLLAGCGANGGSDSGQKDSKSVITAFDTEPQNPLIPGNTNESGGNRPDSLIFAGLVSFDAKGKASNEVAQSIEGNANSTQYTVKLKPGWKFSDGTPVTSKSFTKAWSYVANVKNAQKCSSFFSTIQGYDDLQKVGSLKGDEQLAGLKDVDDTTFTVTMSKPDATFPIKVGYLAFAPLPESFYKNPKAFGNAPLGNGPYKLESWNHNTEIRLVRNNLYKGNVKPKNDGVTFKIYTKVDSAYADVQGGNLDVLDTVPTADTKSFQTDANLQAYNQAGSVIQMFTIPSNLPHFVSGTEEGTLRRQAISKAIDRKGIIKKVLNGTGTQPVDFTSPKTPGFSKDLKGKDNLVYNAAQAKELWAKANAISKDNDKFTISYNTDGGNKAIYDAMINSIKNTLGIDASADPMPTFQEFRNAVDKRSIKGGFRSGWQPDYPSAENYLFQEYDSAAAHGNGSNDGDYSNQKFDALMDQAYAAPSTDAANAIYSQSQEILLNDLPAIPMYYDNAHGVASKKLKGLVADWENMPVYSQLHK; this comes from the coding sequence CGGGCAAAAGGACTCGAAAAGCGTCATCACGGCATTCGACACGGAGCCGCAGAACCCGCTGATACCAGGTAACACCAACGAATCCGGCGGCAACCGCCCGGATTCCCTGATTTTTGCGGGGCTGGTCTCTTTCGATGCCAAGGGCAAGGCTTCCAACGAGGTGGCCCAATCGATCGAAGGCAACGCGAACTCGACGCAATATACCGTCAAGCTCAAGCCGGGCTGGAAGTTCAGCGACGGCACGCCGGTGACCTCGAAGTCCTTCACGAAGGCGTGGAGCTATGTCGCCAATGTGAAGAACGCGCAGAAGTGCTCGTCCTTCTTCTCCACCATCCAGGGCTATGACGACCTGCAGAAGGTCGGTAGCCTCAAAGGTGACGAGCAGCTCGCCGGTCTCAAGGACGTCGACGATACGACCTTCACCGTCACGATGTCGAAGCCGGACGCGACGTTCCCCATCAAGGTCGGCTACCTCGCCTTCGCGCCGTTGCCGGAAAGCTTCTATAAGAATCCCAAGGCGTTCGGCAACGCTCCTTTGGGCAACGGCCCGTACAAGCTGGAAAGCTGGAACCATAACACCGAAATCCGTCTGGTTCGCAACAACCTGTACAAGGGTAATGTGAAGCCGAAGAACGACGGTGTCACGTTCAAGATTTACACCAAGGTGGACTCCGCTTACGCCGATGTGCAGGGAGGCAACCTCGATGTACTCGATACCGTACCTACCGCCGACACCAAGAGCTTCCAGACCGATGCGAACCTGCAGGCCTACAATCAGGCCGGTTCGGTGATCCAGATGTTCACCATTCCTTCGAACCTGCCGCATTTCGTTTCGGGCACCGAGGAAGGCACGCTGCGCCGTCAGGCCATTTCCAAGGCCATCGATCGAAAGGGGATCATCAAGAAGGTACTCAACGGCACGGGCACCCAGCCGGTCGATTTCACCTCACCCAAGACCCCGGGATTCTCCAAGGATCTTAAGGGCAAAGATAACCTCGTCTACAACGCAGCCCAGGCCAAGGAGCTTTGGGCCAAGGCCAATGCCATTTCCAAGGACAATGACAAATTCACGATCTCCTACAACACTGACGGCGGCAACAAGGCCATTTACGACGCCATGATCAATTCCATCAAGAACACCCTGGGTATCGACGCCTCCGCCGACCCGATGCCGACCTTCCAGGAATTCCGCAACGCCGTCGACAAGCGCAGCATCAAAGGCGGCTTCCGTTCCGGCTGGCAGCCTGATTACCCTTCGGCCGAGAACTACCTGTTCCAGGAATATGATTCCGCCGCGGCCCACGGCAACGGTTCCAACGACGGGGACTACAGCAACCAGAAATTCGATGCGCTGATGGATCAGGCCTACGCGGCGCCTTCCACCGACGCAGCCAACGCCATCTACAGCCAGTCGCAGGAAATCCTCCTGAATGACCTTCCGGCGATTCCCATGTATTATGACAATGCTCACGGCGTGGCTTCCAAGAAGCTGAAAGGCCTGGTGGCCGATTGGGAGAATATGCCGGTATACAGCCAATTGCATAAATAA